In Cryptomeria japonica chromosome 5, Sugi_1.0, whole genome shotgun sequence, the genomic window CAAACATTTTCAACGTTGattccacattgattttgattctgtcTTGGATCAACCCTATTTCTGAGCAATTCAGTAATTTCACAAGTTTTTCTAGGGATTTGCGAGTTGTTACAAtgatttttttctgtttttttgccatttttttttttgatttttaacatgattttaatgttatttaaatgcaaaaaatcattgaCAATTGGTCAATGTTTTTTTCAAGGAATAAGTCGGCTGGCTCCAGGATTTAGGATTAATTAGGTATAATCGCGAtttttgcagactattgcttcTATGGTTAGTAGTAATTACAAGGCAAGGGGACACACTTATCATACAAGCACTTCTAATTATTTGTTAGAATGGGGCAATAACAGGAAATGTAGTCCAcctttttttaatctttttcacTTTCTCGCAGTGGATTACATTTGTTGTGTCTGCTTTCATTTACAAATGTATAGAGGTGCTTGTGTACTAATGGATTCTTGTGCCTTGTAATTACTATCCACATAAATAAGGAAGATGTTattaatataatctttggaggtcaTCACACGTGtataccaaaaaataaaaataaaaatttcttatttataaatgcTTGTGAAATGCATCAGTTCTTAATATAACTTTGTCATAATCCATATATGCTGCACATTATCCATGCTGTTTTTACCTAGAGAGACTTGATGAACAAGTCGTTTGCCCATCCCTATTAGAGCTGTTTTATACATGTACACACCAAGAAGGATCTGGGCTGCTTTGTTGACTGAGTTGTATGTGACTAACTTGTGCCCATTATTGAATGTACAATGAATGATTAGCCTTTAAATAGACAATTCCTCCAAATAAAGGCCTGGAAACTGCAATTTTTGTTTTAGTAGAGAAATTAATCAAGCATGATAGTCCTGTGAAATCAATGTCTAAGAAAGATTTGGGAGAGATAAAAGATCCCTGACTGAAAATGTAGAGATGGACTGAAATGGATCAAGGAGTCGGGTAATGTTGGATGAGGATGCTAATGTTGGATAAAAAAATGGGGTTCATAAGGTTTTACATATGTTAACATTGAATACACCTAAAGGCCTAGTCATTCCCCTGGTTTTCAGCACCTAGTCATTTAGCTGGTTTCCAAACCCTTCGGTCCATTTTTGATGTATGATCTCACTCTTACACTTGTCCCATTGTTTTGGGAGTTTATTCCATGATATTTTAGGGCCAATACTATGAGACTGTTGAATGTGAATGCATTATTTAGTATGTTTTATGTATTATTTGTGCTGTTATACATCACTTGCACTGAATATATTGCTTGTGGTAATattcttttgaggagagatttgaTAATACTCTATGGTTGATACAGAAAATCTGTCTCTATGTACTGTATGGGCTCTCAATTAAATAATCTTATTTTCAACCTTTCGTTAATCCAGGTTCAGGGCTTGTCAAAAGGAAAGGTTTCAAAGAATCGCTTGGAGAGGCAGGATCATCTGCAAAGGTGAGATCTTAGGTTTGATCAATCTAGGCATTCTTCTTCTTTATATGAACTTCTGTTATCATGAACTGGTTACACTTGTTGACTGCTCTAGCTGTCTCTACATATTTGCTATCAAGAATTTGAGTTGATAAATGGTTTCATATatattttcatcaaatagaatGTAGATCTTTCGTAGATTTGCACATTGTCATTCATTTGTTCATGTATACGTATTTCTTTCATGAAACTTTGAATGAGCTTTTGTGAGTGTAGAGCTTTGCCATTCTATCTGGAGTTCACAGTTTTGTTTCGTGCTTCCTGAAGAAATTACGTGGCAAAGATGATGGTATGGTCATCATTTATTCTCTCGTTTCTCCATTGTGttctggtttttctttgatgtGAAATATTTAACATCACTATGTGAAAGCACAGTACTAGGCATTGACTTCTGATAAAATCGTTTTAAGTGCTCCCCCTCCAAATTTATTTCTACTGATTATTGGTTTCTTTGCATCATTTCTCTTTGtttcactctatttttctttttcatgaatcATGCCACTTGCTCCCTTGAAAGTTTCTATGGTGCAGGTTTGTCTTCTAAACTAAGAGATTGGTTGGGTATGTAGCCATAAATGCAGGTATTGCAGGTTGTGTCACAGGTCTTGCTCTCAGTGTACCAGGTGAGCCTCAAAACCTGTTGGTTGTAGTAAATCAGCATCGGATAATTTATTTCTCTAATAGTCTATATGGGCTGCAATGTATAAATTATCATGAAATTGGTTTTGTTATCGTGCAGGGACACCACAAACCCTTCTGCAGGGTTGTGTCACTTTTGGTGCTTTTTCTTTTATCCTCGAGGAATTTAACAAACGACAGGTTGCTGTTGCCCTTCCACTTTCAAGGTCTCTGGAACAGGAACAGAACAGTTTTCCACAGATTCCATTTCCTGTTCTTCCTCCATTCACGTTACCTTCTCCTTTTTTCAAAGGTTTTTCAGCCTTGCCTCAATCGGAGCTACACAGTTCAAGTAGGAGTCGTAAGTTATAACCTTTTCAAGTGTAAAATTTGATTTATTAATTTTCGGTAAACACTTGAGCAATTGAGTGCGAGTTATGCAAGGGCGATTCTGTTGTATTTCATTTGATATTTTGTAATGTTATTTGATCTTTCATTGAACATTTACAGGTTTGCAAATTAATTGTATTCATTTTTAGAGTTttggttttgtgttttgtgttttgtagACTGTAATTGTGTGCGCATGGATCCTAGAAAAGTTGATGTGCGGATGAGAACATTAAATGGTCATAATTATTAtctttgctatatatatatattttttttttctaatggaAGAATATGTCCATGTCTTTGTTGACAAGAATGCTTTTCTGATTTGAAATCTAAACCTCCTTAAACATGCATAAAATATGAGAGTACAGTAACTAGATCTTAGATTCCGCCTAAAATATATAAAACCATGAGATTTATTTTCATGAAATAATTGGGATTTACAATCCCTTATAAAGGGCTTATAAACTATAATCTCGTTGGCCCCTTAACTTAGAGAACGGCTAATGCCAAACACTTATTGACAAGCTTAGCCTCATTGTGCAATGACCAGAGGGAGTTTTGACACCCCATTCTAACATAATAAGATTATGATTTGTCATGCTCCATATAAGAAATTGCATGAACATTAATTACAATAATTTAGACTATAAACTTTAGGTGTATATGAGGGATAGAATGCCCTAGTTTCCCAATAATAAAAATGGAGATCTTTAAGCATATACTTTTGTTGATCCTTCATAAAGATTAAGAAGATTGGGTTAGATTTATACTTTATTCTGCCTTTATAATCTAAACTCCGTGCCTTCAAACTCTATTTACTCTAGGGAATAAGTGCAATAATTTGCTTGCATTGTAAATATAATATGCTCATAATTAAAATGAGGAAAAATACAAACAATTAGAAGTGTTTTTATTTCTACATTAGATCCAAATTTAAATCAACAAAATGGTATCAAAATATTTGCACAAAGTTCGATGGGTCTAGTCTCCCCATATGTACTGGTTGATCCCTCTGCCACTCTGGAGATTTGAGAGTAAGGAATGTTTGAATAGTATGTCAAAAAGCCGTTTCTTTCATCGAGGCTGTGTAAATGTCATCTTTCAATTAAGTTCatcagttttccacaatccataaagatttttagatttttcttattGTTTCAATCGAATCCACAAAcagcaacaataaacatctttcaatgacaaaggttgtgccCATGAAAATTTTGCCATACCATCCACTAGTCTACAATGCCAAGGTATTGCAATAATTTTTCCTTTCCATATGATTGTCTTAATACAAACTTGTTTTAGGCCATAGAATATTATATGTGATATATATTTTGATAGGCCATTCTAATGGTCAATTTTACAATCGAATTTGTGAGGATTagatatttttttttggtttttttgcaatgttctcttttctttttttaaaacatatAATTTTGAGAGATCTTTTTTAATCGCTTAAACATAGGGTTTATATAATCATTGTAGTATTTCAATTTCTACTACTTTAACAAtttcattgttttaatttttaataattttacaAGGACAAGATTTGATGATGTGCATATTATTGATAAGGTTATCATATTCAATATTTAATGATTTGATCTAAGTTGCACTATCTTtagtctttttttattttttatttttttatatgtcTATTTGTCTATGGTGgttgttaaattaattaaaatcaacAACAATGAGTATGTAGTTAATCTAAGTGGCTTGTGTAAATATATTCTAGATATTTAATTATTGCTTTAGATTCCTAAACATAAATGAAAATAATGTGGCATAAAGTAAGATGTATTATGTTAAAATAACATGTAATAGGACATTTCCAGATTTGTTCATTTCTATTCCAAATCTAATAGGAAATGTTGCAAATTTAGATTTCAGATTTATGTAGGGTAAGTAAAATGATTTAAGTGTCAAATTCAAACTTAGTCATTTCTACAAATATTATCAAAACCACAAAAGAATTTCAAACCATTAGTGAATCACTTTTAAGCAATGTTATTCCAAATCTTATAGGAAATGTTGCAAATTTAGATTTCAGATTTATGTAGGGTAAGTAAAATGATTTAAATGTCAAATTCAAACTTAGTCATTTCTACAAATATTATCAAAACCACAAAATAATTTCAAACCATTAGTGAATCACTTTTAAGCAATGTGGTTCCAATTTAAATGACAATTGTAGTCAATTCTTAAGCATTTGTAAGATTGCAACTCTTCTATAATACTGGTATCATTTAAATTTGGAAGGATAACCCACTTCTAGATTTTAATTATACCTACCTTTATTTTGTCAACATAAATGACAAGCTCATAATTCTCACAAAATTGTTGAACAATTAGTTGCTTTTAAAAGTCAATATGAGTTTTTGCAAGGAGATTAATATTTCAACATACAAAGTAAAATGAAAAAGAGGCCAACCATGGTAATACCAATGCATTATTCATCTTCTAGACAATATTATCCTATTGTAGAGAAGAGAGTGCATATCCTACACTTTTCCCTCTTATGATATGCTATTTAGAGTTGATATCTTTGATGCAAGGTTTTAGTACATAATTGAATTTTTTATGATATTCTTAATGATCCCATATTGAACCTAGTACTTTCATATGTAGATCATTTTTCAAAACTTAAATAGTTTTTATTTGTTTGTACATCTTAAATTAGCTAATAGGGAATAGAGTCATGAGTGTAACTGTGTCCCCTTGTCTCCAAATTTTAAATTTTGCTTTCTAAAActaatattattatgatttgattgtaacCCATTGCTAACACCAAAAAGTTAAAAATATGCATCCAAGGATTTTGTATATAAATGAATCATCCTAGTACACTCATGGACGACTCAAACATATTTGACAAATGCATTAAATTAATCAATGACAATTTCAAGatcacaaaaaataaaagaatGATTTCTCCTTTTGTGAAAATCAAACATAATCCTCACCTATTGTCATCAATAATTAATGATAACAAATAATCAACATTGACTTTATTGTCATGGTAGACTTACATGTGCAATTTTTGACCATCATTGATTTACATTGGGTTTCAATACGAAGATTCAATGATCAACTTCCTTTATTCACGAGTTTCACATTAATTTTACTTCATGGAAATAAATTTTTGTAGAATTCTTTCAGAATGTTTGATCACCTTGAAATATTTTAGTCATATTATTTGAGTCTTTAACCTTCAAAGAATTAAAGATGTGTAATATTCTCTTATGAATGATTAACTCTATGGTTCTAAGCTTTCTAATTATTTTAGAATTTCTGAAAAAAAGGCCACGTGTATGGGAAGGAagctatcaaaatttcaaaaggGTCTATTCTACTACAAGGGAATAATAATAAGTTATTTCCTTTGTCAATAATTAAACTTGTCACAAGATCTCTAAATAACCTTAAAGCCTCTAAAAAAGCATATACACCTTATGGGGagattttcttttttaaaaagGGTACAAGTGTTGTTGAAAGCATTAGGTGTAGGCTTAGGGTTTTGTATGAGTTATAACAActaattttatgttttatttgcatCTATATAGCTTGTGGAAGAAAATTAACAGATGTTCATATTTGAAGAAGTCATGAGTATGCATAGAAAATGGATTCATCAAAAAGTTTCAATTGGTGCTTCTTTTGTAGTACAAGTATGACTTAGTCTAATATATTTTCTAGGTTAGGTTTGGAAGAAAAAATCTATATAGATAATCTAACAAGCATTTGGTGTCTAATGCTATTGAGTTCCATTCCATAGAGGTTGAATCTCAATACAAAGGCGTTGCCTTGCATAAAATATGACAggaaaaatctaacaaaataagtATAGTTATTTTTGTGAACTTTTTTAAtcgatgaaaaattagggtttcacaagcttagctatgtaaactaggaaatgacctaactttcacatgcatcGCATTAAAAGGGAGGGTGAATTCAATAAATCCAACCTCAATCATATTAGGAAGACAGTTGAATGTTGATTGGTGTTCCATTCTCCTTTTGTTTGTGTTGAAAATGGAATTGAAATTGTATAGTACTTGAATCTAAGGCAAATTTTGAAGTAAATTGATGGAAACAGGATGCTAAAGATATCAGATAGAGCCAGTCACAGATCTAGAAAGTAGAAGAGGATCAGAATTTGTACTTGAAAATTCAGGGAAAATTGTCAGGACTGAGTagtggggcgccttggtccttaAATTTTAAACATAGGCAAGCTGGGTCTTTCTGAGAATGGCAAGACCCACTGAGTCCATTGGTGAAATATCTAggaaaattcttgggactagggtGAAATTTGCCCTGGTCCTGAGAGGTCTTTAGAACTTCCGCAAAAGCTATTTTTGTCTTCTTTGTCCTTTTTTGCCTTCACAACTCTCGAATCTCACTTGCACaccaaaataaggaaaattgtgttgtggatagggggataggggtttgccttaggccaAACCCCGAGTctagaattaaccctaattgaaatggaaattgaacttgaattgaattggaaaataTTTCCTTTCGAGGGCAAGgctaaaatgcttgaatgtagatgattacaCCTTCAATAAGTGAtgtaatgctcttaggataagtcctccatgtgttgatgcaataacatgataaatcacataaaatccatcatgaaatcataattgaaaaataaatttaagaTGCATTGATTTATTTTGCTGCTCCTTGAATTAGATTTGCTCTTGAAGAAGCAAAATTGCTAGATTGAATTGATGATAAAGTCAACATAAGATGTAATAATGAAAAttaattgagagggatgccttatatagtgATTTCATTATTAAAATCACCATTAGGccaacttagaattgatatatgttagagttatcttttattagctaataattatttatttaattattcgtctattatactctatacttaagctaaacttaggaatcttttaattctttagggttttcacctttagggtttcgagtatccttttataaggattctctctttgtaatttaataacaattgtaattattgaattgcatttttgttgcacaatcaatatgactcctcttttctggatctttgaattctggcctccatagcttttttgcttctctccttctgtgataggtttgcatgcaggtgatccttgggagctgtagagttgattttgactcaactcctatatggtatcagagctccaaatctgcatgcccctgttctctttaTGAGAGATTTttggccttgttcttcagatctgtgtatttgGGGGTCTATGCAAttgcttttttccatttctgggggtagctatTTTTTTGGTACCTTTTTGGTTCAAAAGGACCCCACGATTGGATTCAGGAGGCCAATTCcacgaattttgatataaaatttgatatCTTTTGGTGAAGGTGTACTCAAAGGCAAATTTATTTTGGTTTTTGGGTCGTATGACCCTATGTATGGACGTAGGgcgatattttttaaaaaataatatttttgggCAGTTTAATGGCTTTCCCAGGCCGATGGGGTTAACGCAGACCACCGACGGTCACTTAACCGTCGGGGTCGCTTTGGCGGTTACCGCTAGTCTCCCAGGTGATCACTGCCCGACGGTTTTTAAATCGTTGGCTCCCACCGTAGGCAGTCAACACACCGCTTGATCGCCAGCCGCCAGGCTGACGCTTGTCCGTCGCCAAGTCGCCACCCAGAAATCGCTCGCTGTCTGACCGTTGCTCCGCCCTCCGCCTCCATTGCCCCTGTAACCCTCCCGTGCCGCCTAGGAGCTGCCGACTTGTTTTCCGACCCTCCCTTGTCTTTTCCGGCGATCATATTTTTTTTGCAGGCACCATTTCTTTTTCCGACGAGTTTTTATAGGCATACTATTTTTTTACCTGTGACAACCATATCTTGGGTACATGGAGGCGTTTTTATACAAACCTTATATCGTCAGAAAGATCTTTCTGAgatctatccagatctggaggattgaatttttgatttttcttttttgatgttttttttttgctgtcaaagccagAGTTTCGTTTTttcactccgggagacataacttgagcatccaaactccaatttttcgaaaactttatatcgttggaaagcttgttctgtgcactttccagtcatatgagttttatttccagattcttctccaggtacattttattcatttttttgcttttcatcactctggtaaatatcttgaatgttttaggtcctgggatctctttctttgagtacgatgtcttgtctttggctgttctttctaTATTTCTAGCCTTatgtctcttttgatcattgtagactttttttgtaagctttttctttatgcaaacacactaagataaagtgccactatgcattgtatacttgggatcttgcacatcttgtgccttattgtacatgcactacttataaagtgccattggggggggggttgatgtttgcctttgttttctatctacctttgtcacgtgagtgttccttccacgacattcacctcatgattgtgtcaagtgagtgttccttccacgacactatgtactttctttgcaccttcgatgttcttggttcttcgtcatgcagttcttgttggcattcggttttagtgtacctgtcatctctcccttgtcagcattatgggggggtttgtcccgttgttctaatgcttccttggttcgattgatcaactcttcaggctttggtgttttatgccatctgtatcttcgagtttagttgtttgcctttgtttgccatctgattcgagtagtgtcatttgagggcactcatgcagattacaatcttctctacctggtcattttctatttcagtggaggttgttcagatcaacagttactcttcgatagtgtttgcaacttcttcatgcttcagttGTGTTCTTCATGATCATCCTTTGTTCTTGTTTTCtaggacattctcttgtttggaggcttcttcagatctttcactagtcttcatctctttttggagtagagtttttttcccatgtggttttctctatttgtcCGCCTTATAGAgactcttttgtacttgggtacctcattaggcctagttgCCAAGActcattgttactttcatgcatttttagtccttagtttttttttagctactccctaagttcatcttaagggggggtgctagagttatcttttattagctaataattagttatttaattattagtctattatactctgcACTTAAGCTAAACCTAGGAATAttttaattctttagggttttcacgtttagggtttcgagtatccttttataaggattctctctttgtaatttcataactattataattattgaattgcattcttgttgcacaatctatatgactcctcttttctggatctttgaattctggtctccatagcttttttgcttctctccttctgtgataggtttgcatgcaggtgatccttgggagttgtagagttgatttttcctcaactcctataATATATTTTCACACGGAGTGGGATTTGAATTAGATAAGATAGCCAAATTATccacccaaaatttggggaaaaaagtgcAGGACTACGTAGCCCATCGACCTAGTCttatcaacttttttccaaatttatagGGATGTGAGATAACAAGAATCTAATGCGGAATCCAAATCGATGGATCAAAACATAATGTACAAGTATgcaaaatatgctttgagagttgaaatcggggtaagattaaggataaatcaggataaaataataaagggtacacttagaattaagggcccaaataagagtgtgatgatgtaataaagtggaataagacccataatattgaattaaatattaattaattacaataaaagcCCTATactgcatagaggaaagggaaatactaaaatagatgctaggagagtgtgaaattggacacactaataaaggtgtaaaatttacgacgctacatttagccaccTCTTTAGCTGAGTATGATCTTACGATCGTACTCTCGATAAGGAAAAATTGAAGAGATAAAGCATACACGAGAAAGACAAACTAGGGATAGGATAATGTTGAGGGATaatcaagcccccaagcatatgatcctatcaatccatgcaagtaaccttcaaataTACATAAAAACATACAATGTTAGTACTAAAACATaaagttccaagtcaactagttgaagagacctcgataattaAAATATCTCAACCACTAAGATCATTCTTGACATGTtcttgcaagagcacaagtggacttatagaaagaacTAAGACATACACAAATTGAAAGCACAATAAACCATGATTTAACActagcaaagtgtgttatgctatgggttgatgggagagaaagaaggaacatggattCCATAGGCTAACAAGCTGTGTTATGCGAGGTGATCCATGTAGGAAGGAGGAGTCAGAATAGTCTAGCaacttgtgttatgctagttccactcatcttgttgCATATGTTGCAGTCTGGTTTCAGgagttaagcatctcatataagactagTTGATCTGGTTgcgagcatgcaacaacctgtataagaAATGAAAGAATATCAAATATGTCTAGTTTTGGGAACATCTTGTATAATACTTAttggtctagttttgagcatgtaTACCCCGTATAAGACATATAAAAAGGTTGTGTCTGGTTTAGGGCATGAAAATCCTCATATAAGACTTGCttgtctggtttcgagaatgaacaccttgtataagacatgccaaatatagtacaaagagggcgatatgcATGCCCCCCTTAAGACGTCAatatagtcctatgttgatgtcttaagacaaatataaacaaggatacacaccttcgaCACCAAGGATATGTCCTTTCGTAAACATTGTTcatagtgttggcaattgacactcattggattcatatgttgtcattgatggcaataggaTTCTGTAGAAAGCATACACCAGCAGATACCGACAGATACCGATACCGGCACTGACATCGACgttcaacacttcagtgaagccgacatcagtctgggatccgGGAAAATTTTATTTGtagtttttttttgtaattattgtatagagccgacattgaatatcttttgtaatgttttgtaagccgacataaggcatattgtttgtaaagggtatataagtcagtttattaggtcattttgatataggacaatgAATACAACGAATGTAGAGAAGAAAactgatgcgaaggatatgtatgtagatcatttgtatgcgaaagtaatatcatgcaatggtcaGTAAACAACTGGTAAAGCTTTCTTAGAGTAAGGGAGTTAccagtaaaggggtttagggtttatgaaccggtacagaacagagctataaccggaactctttttggcattgcagatgcattttgtgagttcaccattattgttttatctcaacagaagcctgtagtcagtgagactcttttgtgttgagcagtgtgctctaggcagtgtaccttcctgcatgtgcaggcccccatgctatgtaatatctttcatatggccagtgaattgatattgtgggtcacaaatcccactgtggtttttcctctttgaggttttcaacgTATAAAATTCAgtttgttatggtgttcattcatgcggctggtttatttacttcatgttatatgtttcttcatttaccgatttatatgtgtatgttataataaggtaaaatcttatatcactgacagaacactgattcaccccccctctcagtgttcttggattccttctattccaacaattggtatcagagcctagtgcctcagaggaagtttaacaacttgaggaagatcctgaaaccagaatcattgaatatggctatggagaagcaacttgagatggcacttgaggattatgatgctgaaaggttgaagaacttaaagctgcaagatgaattgaattctgctaatgaattcattcttgttctgcaagaaaggttatcatctgctcaagctaggaggaaggaacttttgcaaaactaggatgatgcagagaaaaatgcacttaaggaataatgtcagaagctgagtcaacaaaacatgctcatgaagaatgaaatgaaagacctggctatgaggatgtcaaaagaaattgaggacaaaaagaagaaggaagaaaatcttgttgcatctctgaagaacaaatttgaagaatgtggtagattggcccatgagaatgatatgttgcgaattgatttggtacaatcccaaaataat contains:
- the LOC131074931 gene encoding mitochondrial import inner membrane translocase subunit TIM22-3, translating into MAMVASNPETKPTETPEEPSQQGEGGGGEEVGGYNVCFQKLAVDAAGGAFMGSIFGFGSGLVKRKGFKESLGEAGSSAKSFAILSGVHSFVSCFLKKLRGKDDAINAGIAGCVTGLALSVPGTPQTLLQGCVTFGAFSFILEEFNKRQVAVALPLSRSLEQEQNSFPQIPFPVLPPFTLPSPFFKGFSALPQSELHSSSRSRKL